The Biomphalaria glabrata chromosome 7, xgBioGlab47.1, whole genome shotgun sequence region aaaagaagatgataacatcctacgtgtcatgcatttagtcatgcatattaaccaatgacttaaattcagccaagtcactggttttcctggctagctcaggcaacccattccaagctccaatagcactagggaagaaggagtatttgtacacatttgtcttaGTATATGATAGGCAGATGTGTACGACATGGCGACGAGCTATtcgtctaaactgcccacaggttgtgccGTTTAAGGTCAGTATTGAGAGCTTCTATAACGGATAGTCCCGATGAGCCCACCTTGACATCCCCATACCCAGACAAGCTTAGTGTGTCTGTGCTCTGAAGACGACAAAAGTATGACGTTAAAATAACTTTTGGACAATCTTGTCATCCTTGCTGGTAACACTAACCTTGACATTTCTACCATCCAAGGTCAACTCCGTGAAGGGTTCTCCCAGCTTGAAGACTAGCTTACTGCTTCGGAACGTGGATGTGATGTGAACAGTCCAGGTGTCGCCATCTTTGCTGATCTCTTCATAGCTGGTGATGGTGTTGCCAACTTTCCTCAGCACAAAGTTCACATCTGTAGAGAAAGATAGTGCTGGAGACTTTCGTAGCATTCAATAGGTCAAATGTATCGCAATGGAATAAGATTtgaaaagttaaatgaaaaaaaaatatttatacgaGCCTGGTTATAGATAAATTAACTTCACAGTAACAGGTGCATCAAGAGAAACCCAtttataacaaaagaatatgtcgaaaaaaaaacatagaaaacaCAAGTTTGCCAAAGTCAAATTTCAAATGACTTGATCCCAGTTTATTTCCTTCATCTTTTCTCAATGGTGAAGCTGTGAAAGATTCGCCCCAAATGACATTAAATGCAGATTCGTCAATTGAATTCATTGTTCAAGCTTTCAACTGACTACTCACATTTATACTCTCTTCCATTTTCTCATCACTATGCGAGACATTTTCCTTGCGATCTAAGGTATTGGCCATATTTTTAACTTGGTTTTAAGAACAGCAAAATGTGACAGTAGAAATGAAACCATAACATTTCTTTCATAGTCTGAATCTACGACTATATTTCAGATGTGTGTTCTCACGACAACTTTGAGTTACTCACCGTTAGCTTTCATGTACTCATCAAAGTTTTCACTTTTCTCAGACTTCCAGTGACCCAAGAGTCTCTCCACCATTCTCTGTTGTTGAGCTGTCTATTCAAGTGTCTGTCTGGACCTGCGATATGACAATCAATTTAGTCACGAGAAAagctttttctttattattgtttACCATTGCTTTGTAAACTGACCAACACTGCTGGACAAGATGATAGCTTTTTGTAGTTCATAAACACAGaggttaaaaaaacatttcttattcaataAGCTGGGACTAAATGTCCGAATCAATTCGAATGAaccttaataataaatatatgtgtgatCTAAAATCATGTGCAAGAATTTCGTGGGAAATCATAACATATGACTCTACCATTCAAAACTACAAAAtaagtgaattaaaaaaaaacatttaaagtcaataaaataaaataaaaaagacaaagtTTATATGGAGTTtgattgcatcaattattttgaatcaatcatgtagtACATTGCTAATAGATATAGAGTAACAACAATAAATGTGtgtgattggaaatattttaattaattgtttctGTTTAGTGCAGTCTACATGCTTTTAGCTTGCTCTgtacgctatggtccaatcacgtTTGTGAACGGAAAGGTGGGACGAGGGTATTTGGTAAttgagagaaggtttccgtgctgcctattCAAAAGCTGAATTGtaaattcgaactcgaggtctCCAGTTTCCGTGATGGAAAGCCGATGTGAGCTATTCACTTATAAAACAGAAGGTTTTATGGTCTAAATCGGTCTATCGCTTAAATTGTTTAGCAGACGACCTTATTCTCTGCGCATTTAATTGATTATTATTTGATTAACGTATTAGTTAATTTTATTGAtaaatgtgttgtcatcgacaataaataattttccaaagtttccacttgatcagagaatgggaagtgggagaaataacgtgtacaagattccacccagacagacggagtgagtagaagctttgtaaaaatcaaccACTGTCTTTTAATGTCGATAAATAAACGATGTTTCTAGAGAGTGTTCATCCAATAGTCTACACTTCATGACCAGAAATATACAACAAAGCAACATAACTCTGACATGCTATCGATGTAGATAGCCAAGTCTAAGCCAAGTCTGAATTGAATCCCTGCTAGATAGAACTGAAACACTAAACACATTACGTAAGAATTTACACTCTTTATAAGTCGAATTTGAACAATTTAAACTGTATTTAGTGTATGGATATAGCCTAAGCTTTCTTATAATGCAAGCACTTTGTTTACGCAGTATATTACTCTAAAAACCTTTTGTACTTTGTGTATAGAAAGCAGACCAACTTTAATTTTGGGACAGTCCAAGACTCCCGTTTACAAACTTCGTATGTTGACATGTTTCTGTCCAGCTGAGGCCAGGCGCCCAACGTTGGATAGGAAGAATTGACATTCTGAAGCGCCCCCCATCCATCGGCTAGCGTGCACTAGCTAGCATTTATTAGCTACTCAAAGGAGAACTCATGTAGCACTGACGCTGTGTCTAAATGCTTTTGATAGATGCTCAACATCTAGACCTACTTACATCTATCAGTTTAAAAAGTGATTCAAACTCTTACCTAATTATAGATAATAGACTACTACTACTGTTGATTCTGTTGGGTGGTAATAGCAGATCCGAATGTCTGTGTATATTTGTGCACATGTGTGTGTGGgtttgtgtgtaagtgtgtatttagttattttttttataatgttatcTGTGTTGAATGTCACAAGGCTTGAGATAATAATTTTGATTTGAATGAGATGGTTCTCAAACATTGTGAGGTTTGCAACTCTTCAGATAAGCACAAGATTTCTTGAAATGAAAATTAACAGATATCCAAGTACAGGCCTACAACATAATCCTACTAAGCTTTAACACGGTAGTATGAGTATGTTTTTAACTCTGtcactccgtaattatttttccacgtttcgacggAATTCTTCCTTTTTCTCATTACTAGTTCACTCCCCTgatatgattaagcttcaagaAATTACCTCAACAGCTTTGTTTGTTATGagcaaatgttttatttggtttagAATTAAAGAGGAATGCATGTTCCATTTAtttaacacaaaataaagtttataaaataaaacattaattgaatttaatgaggtcaaatcaacgttagTATCgccaattaggagagaaagagttatgtCCGAGGATTTAAGATATATGCAGTATTGTATTCTTACCAGTTGAGACCTTTATATTTGTCCCATCTGAcacagacaaagctgttgtccgcagtggcgtagcaaggtacccgtgggcccgggttcaagaatatgttagtgggcccccctcccccaataagAGACAAAACAATTGAGTACTTTGAATGTACCGTTACATTTactaaaagacattccaatgtaagtagtgtaccttttttttttataagtaattagaaactacattctaaaaatagactcacaaccaataaataaagaagaaaatccaacatatcttgtgTAAAATTAGACCTCAGACTGTCACTAATACATTTTAagacagatttaaaagaaaaggcatcacaaagattaaacataataaaacacctatcAGGAACATCATGtagagctgaaaagaaaaccttaagacagttatacactggatatgtcagatctgtaatggataactgtctctccatacaagtagccgCCAACAAAACAATCATTATTAGACACAAttcaaaaccaagccttgcatCTAATCAGTgtaggtatgagaactactcctacagcagcctgtgaaatagactccaatattgaacctcttaagttaaggcgcaacagagcagcattagaagctattgagagatacagaaggttggaggacgaccatccaaataaattactaacacagagaaataggaaaaacaaccaaaaaagcAAAGGGCTCTGATTCAACTTACTGACGAattagccctaaaacaccactacccaataacagagaaaaaattaccagattttttaaacaacgcccggactaaactacagacaaccaaccattaaaacacatttactaaataacacgttaacaaagaaatcaaatccactggagctcaaacaattgaaagctatccaaaaacagcTATCCGTATATATACCGACGGATCggccttcaaagccaccatcaatgctaGTCTTGGTGCCTttctggtcttccctaaaaataaacactttgaaataaatgCAACCTGTGGCGACTACTGCTCAAACTTTCAAGCCGAGATTGAGGCAATTGCCATAGCACTatagacagtggaaaacaaattatatgaaggtgtgcaatcaccatcagatattgttgtctttacagactcccaatctactctgcaagcacttagcagcacctcaaacagctcAAGAGAGTTaacaacactaattgtgataatccaccagatgatatcaaaattaaatatcaatatcacactacagtggatccctggacacatttggcatcatgggaaatgaaaaggcagataatcTATGGAACAACGAGacagacctgttaactacctcaccctaaggtcaatgttagtcaacaatcacaa contains the following coding sequences:
- the LOC106070617 gene encoding fatty acid-binding protein, liver-like, with the translated sequence MVERLLGHWKSEKSENFDEYMKANDVNFVLRKVGNTITSYEEISKDGDTWTVHITSTFRSSKLVFKLGEPFTELTLDGRNVKSTFSIEGEKLACRQEPIDPSNTPSYITREVLEDGRMLITCIATEKNVTAKKYYVSYKP